The following are encoded together in the Pygocentrus nattereri isolate fPygNat1 chromosome 15, fPygNat1.pri, whole genome shotgun sequence genome:
- the march2 gene encoding E3 ubiquitin-protein ligase MARCHF2 isoform X1: MTTGECCHLPGSLCDCTGNAALSKTVEESDNRRAQYVTQVTAKDGRLLSTVIKALGTQSDGPICRICHEGGNSEGLLSPCDCTGTLGTVHKSCLEKWLSSSNTSYCELCHTEFTIERRPRPLTEVTKWLRDPGPRNEKRTLFCDMVCFLFITPLAAISGWLCLRGAQDHLHFNSRLEAVGLIALTIALFTIYVLWTLVSFRYHCQLYSEWRRTNQKVRLLIPDAKGAHSTQHSLLSTKLLKKSADETIV; this comes from the exons ATGACCACAGGGGAGTGTTGCCACCTCCCAGGTTCGCTGTGCGACTGCACTGGCAACGCTGCCCTGTCCAAAACTGTGGAGGAGTCGGACAATCGCCGGGCGCAGTATGTCACCCAGGTCACGGCCAAAGATGGACGCCTGCTGTCGACAGTCATCAAAGCCCTGGGCACACAGAG TGATGGGCCAATTTGTCGGATCTGCCACGAGGGGGGCAACAGCGAAGGTCTCCTTTCGCCGTGTGATTGCACGGGGACTCTGGGCACAGTGCACAAGAGCTGCCTAGAGAAGTGGCTGTCCTCCTCAAACACTAGCTATTGCGAGCTGTGCCACACAGAGTTCACCATTGAGCGCAGGCCCAGGCCCCTCACAGAGGTAACAAAG TGGCTCAGGGATCCAGGGCCGAGGAATGAGAAGCGCACCCTCTTCTGTGACATGGTGTGTTTCCTTTTCATAACACCCCTGGCAGCCATCTCTGGGTGGCTGTGTCTGCGGGGGGCTCAGGACCACCTGCACTTTAACAGCCGCCTGGAGGCAGTGGGCCTCATCGCGCTCACCATCGCTCTCTTTACCATCTATGTCCTCTGGACTCTG GTGTCATTCCGCTACCACTGTCAGTTGTACTCAGAGTGGAGACGAACCAATCAGAAAGTGCGCCTGCTCATTCCAGACGCCAAGGGTGCCCACTCTACCCAGCATTCCTTGCTCTCCACCAAGCTGCTGAAAAAGTCAGCAGATGAGACCATAGTATGA
- the hnrnpm gene encoding heterogeneous nuclear ribonucleoprotein M isoform X3: MKKAVEKVNKHVMNGRPLKVKEDPDGVIAQREAHRAQGGGGGGGGGPPGGMGGGMGMGPGPGGPPMVNIPPSLMNNPNIPTEILHGLQAGKIGSTVFVANLDYKVGWKKLKEVFGMAGVVVRADILEDKDGKSRGMGTVTFEMPIEAVQAVSMFNGQLLFNRTMHVKLDEKSLPKGDFAPPERPPALPRGLSGIGLGLGPGGQPIDAAQLNRGGGGGGGGGGMGNMGPGGMDGMGFGGMSRMGGMDNFGGGMNNMDRFGPSGMTRMNDMDRGIGAAFDREFGGRNEMGMSRNNFGDSFDRGMGSSLGMDRMSSSMDRLGATMDRMAGLDRMGMDRMDRVSDLDRLGSGFDRMGSGLDRLGPNMDRLGSGLDRMSSSMDRLGPAGFDRLGPSSLDRMSSGMDFSSPMGMDRMNASLDRMGSNFDRMGSGGLDRFPAPGMDRMGSSLDRMSSGGVGGQFDRGADMDRGNFGSFGSAGLGGPGSGANARKGCQIFVRNLPFDFTWKMLKDAFNSCGIVQYADIKMENGKSKGCGVVRFDSPETAERACRTMNGYRLNGREIDVRIDRNA, from the exons ATGAAAAAGGCTGTGGAGAAGGTCAACAAACATGTAATGAACGGCCGTCCACTGAAAGTGAAAGAG GACCCAGATGGAGTGATTGCCCAGCGCGAAGCCCACAGGGCTCAAGGTGGTGGCGGCGGCGGTGGTGGAGGACCTCCTGGTGGCATGGGTGGTGGGATGGGTATGGGACCTGGGCCTGGTGGTCCCCCTATGGTGAACATCCCTCCAAGTCTCATGAACAATCCAAATATTCCCACTGAAATCCTCCACGGCCTCCAGGCTGGCAAGATTGGAAGCACTGTCTTTGTAGCAAAT CTTGATTATAAAGTGGGCTGGAAAAAGCTGAAAGAGGTGTTTGGCATGGCTGGGGTGGTTGTCCGTGCTGATATCCTTGAGGACAAGGATGGCAAGAGCAGGGGTATGGGGACGGTCACCTTTGAGATGCCCATTGAAGCAGTTCAAGCAGTCT CTATGTTCAATGGACAGCTCCTGTTCAATCGAACAATGCACGTTAAGCTG GATGAGAAGTCCTTGCCAAAGGGTGACTTTGCACCACCCGAGAGACCACCTGCATTACCTC GTGGTCTGAGTGGAATAGGTCTGGGACTAGGACCTGGTGGGCAGCCCATTGATGCTGCACAGCTTAacagaggtggtggtggtggtggtggtggaggtgggatgGGCAATATGGGGCCTGGAG GAATGGATGGAATGGGATTTGGTGGCATGAGTAGAATGGGAG GAATGGATAATTTTGGAGGTGGAATGAACAACATGGATCGGTTTGGGCCTTCAGGAATGACACGTATGAATG ATATGGATCGTGGAATTGGCGCTGCTTTTGACAGAGAATTTGGTGGTCGTAATGAGATGGGCATGTCCCGTAACAACTTTGGAGACTCCTTTGACAGAGGAATGG GTAGCAGTTTGGGTATGGATCGTATGAGCTCTAGTATGGACAGGCTTGGTGCCACCATGGATCGCATGGCTGGCCTGGACCGCATGGGGATGGACCGGATGGACAGAGTCTCTGATCTGGACAGGCTGGGTTCTGGCTTTGACCGTATGGGCTCGGGCTTGGACCGGCTGGGGCCCAATATGGACAGGCTAGGATCTGGCCTGGACCGTATGAGCTCCAGCATGGACCGCCTGGGTCCTGCTGGCTTTGACCGGCTGGGTCCCTCCAGCCTTGATCGCATGAGTTCAGGCATGGATTTCTCCTCCCCCATGGGGATGGACAGAATGAACGCCAGCCTTGACCGCATGGGCTCCAATTTTGACCGCATGGGCTCTGGTGGGCTTGACCGCTTCCCTGCCCCAGGCATGGACCGCATGGGCTCCAGTCTGGACCGCATGAGTTCTGGTGGTGTGGGAGGCCAGTTTGACAGAGGTGCAGATATGGATCGTGGTAACTTCGGCAGCTTCGGTTCGGCAGGACTAGGAGGGCCAGGATCCGGAGCAAATGCCAGAAAAGGCTGTCAGATCTTTGTCAGAAAC CTGCCCTTTGATTTTACTTGGAAGATGCTGAAGGATGCCTTCAATTCATGTG GTATTGTGCAGTATGCTGACATCAAGATGGAGAATGGCAAGTCCAAGGGCTGCGGTGTGGTTCGCTTCGACAGTCCTGAAACAGCAGAGCGGGCTTGCCGCACTATGAACGGATATCGGCTGAACGGCAGAGAGATCGACGTGAGGATCGACAGAAACGCATAA
- the hnrnpm gene encoding heterogeneous nuclear ribonucleoprotein M isoform X1, whose amino-acid sequence MSTEAAPEKAGPGNAVNGKAGHESRKERTTKRGGGRFEPYGNPSKRYRVFVSNIPYDVKWQALKDLMKDKVGEVTYVEHLMDAEGKSRGCAVVEFRTEELMKKAVEKVNKHVMNGRPLKVKEDPDGVIAQREAHRAQGGGGGGGGGPPGGMGGGMGMGPGPGGPPMVNIPPSLMNNPNIPTEILHGLQAGKIGSTVFVANLDYKVGWKKLKEVFGMAGVVVRADILEDKDGKSRGMGTVTFEMPIEAVQAVSMFNGQLLFNRTMHVKLDEKSLPKGDFAPPERPPALPRGLSGIGLGLGPGGQPIDAAQLNRGGGGGGGGGGMGNMGPGGMDGMGFGGMSRMGGMDNFGGGMNNMDRFGPSGMTRMNDMDRGIGAAFDREFGGRNEMGMSRNNFGDSFDRGMGSSLGMDRMSSSMDRLGATMDRMAGLDRMGMDRMDRVSDLDRLGSGFDRMGSGLDRLGPNMDRLGSGLDRMSSSMDRLGPAGFDRLGPSSLDRMSSGMDFSSPMGMDRMNASLDRMGSNFDRMGSGGLDRFPAPGMDRMGSSLDRMSSGGVGGQFDRGADMDRGNFGSFGSAGLGGPGSGANARKGCQIFVRNLPFDFTWKMLKDAFNSCGIVQYADIKMENGKSKGCGVVRFDSPETAERACRTMNGYRLNGREIDVRIDRNA is encoded by the exons ATGTCGACTGAAGCTGCACCAGAGAAGGCAGGCCCAGG AAACGCAGTTAACGGGAAGGCCGGCCACGAGTCCAGGAAGGAGCGGACAACAAAACGCGGAGGCGGCAGATTTGAGCCCTATGGAAACCCCTCCAAGAGATACCGTGTTTTTGTGAGCAACATTCCCTATGATGTCAAATGGCAGGCACTGAAAGACCTCATGAAAGACAAAG TGGGTGAGGTAACGTACGTGGAACACTTAATGGACGCGGAAGGCAAATCAAGG GGTTGTGC GGTGGTTGAGTTCCGAACCGAAGAACTAATGAAAAAGGCTGTGGAGAAGGTCAACAAACATGTAATGAACGGCCGTCCACTGAAAGTGAAAGAG GACCCAGATGGAGTGATTGCCCAGCGCGAAGCCCACAGGGCTCAAGGTGGTGGCGGCGGCGGTGGTGGAGGACCTCCTGGTGGCATGGGTGGTGGGATGGGTATGGGACCTGGGCCTGGTGGTCCCCCTATGGTGAACATCCCTCCAAGTCTCATGAACAATCCAAATATTCCCACTGAAATCCTCCACGGCCTCCAGGCTGGCAAGATTGGAAGCACTGTCTTTGTAGCAAAT CTTGATTATAAAGTGGGCTGGAAAAAGCTGAAAGAGGTGTTTGGCATGGCTGGGGTGGTTGTCCGTGCTGATATCCTTGAGGACAAGGATGGCAAGAGCAGGGGTATGGGGACGGTCACCTTTGAGATGCCCATTGAAGCAGTTCAAGCAGTCT CTATGTTCAATGGACAGCTCCTGTTCAATCGAACAATGCACGTTAAGCTG GATGAGAAGTCCTTGCCAAAGGGTGACTTTGCACCACCCGAGAGACCACCTGCATTACCTC GTGGTCTGAGTGGAATAGGTCTGGGACTAGGACCTGGTGGGCAGCCCATTGATGCTGCACAGCTTAacagaggtggtggtggtggtggtggtggaggtgggatgGGCAATATGGGGCCTGGAG GAATGGATGGAATGGGATTTGGTGGCATGAGTAGAATGGGAG GAATGGATAATTTTGGAGGTGGAATGAACAACATGGATCGGTTTGGGCCTTCAGGAATGACACGTATGAATG ATATGGATCGTGGAATTGGCGCTGCTTTTGACAGAGAATTTGGTGGTCGTAATGAGATGGGCATGTCCCGTAACAACTTTGGAGACTCCTTTGACAGAGGAATGG GTAGCAGTTTGGGTATGGATCGTATGAGCTCTAGTATGGACAGGCTTGGTGCCACCATGGATCGCATGGCTGGCCTGGACCGCATGGGGATGGACCGGATGGACAGAGTCTCTGATCTGGACAGGCTGGGTTCTGGCTTTGACCGTATGGGCTCGGGCTTGGACCGGCTGGGGCCCAATATGGACAGGCTAGGATCTGGCCTGGACCGTATGAGCTCCAGCATGGACCGCCTGGGTCCTGCTGGCTTTGACCGGCTGGGTCCCTCCAGCCTTGATCGCATGAGTTCAGGCATGGATTTCTCCTCCCCCATGGGGATGGACAGAATGAACGCCAGCCTTGACCGCATGGGCTCCAATTTTGACCGCATGGGCTCTGGTGGGCTTGACCGCTTCCCTGCCCCAGGCATGGACCGCATGGGCTCCAGTCTGGACCGCATGAGTTCTGGTGGTGTGGGAGGCCAGTTTGACAGAGGTGCAGATATGGATCGTGGTAACTTCGGCAGCTTCGGTTCGGCAGGACTAGGAGGGCCAGGATCCGGAGCAAATGCCAGAAAAGGCTGTCAGATCTTTGTCAGAAAC CTGCCCTTTGATTTTACTTGGAAGATGCTGAAGGATGCCTTCAATTCATGTG GTATTGTGCAGTATGCTGACATCAAGATGGAGAATGGCAAGTCCAAGGGCTGCGGTGTGGTTCGCTTCGACAGTCCTGAAACAGCAGAGCGGGCTTGCCGCACTATGAACGGATATCGGCTGAACGGCAGAGAGATCGACGTGAGGATCGACAGAAACGCATAA
- the hnrnpm gene encoding heterogeneous nuclear ribonucleoprotein M isoform X2, with protein sequence MSTEAAPEKAGPGNAVNGKAGHESRKERTTKRGGGRFEPYGNPSKRYRVFVSNIPYDVKWQALKDLMKDKVGEVTYVEHLMDAEGKSRGCAVVEFRTEELMKKAVEKVNKHVMNGRPLKVKEDPDGVIAQREAHRAQGGGGGGGGGPPGGMGGGMGMGPGPGGPPMVNIPPSLMNNPNIPTEILHGLQAGKIGSTVFVANLDYKVGWKKLKEVFGMAGVVVRADILEDKDGKSRGMGTVTFEMPIEAVQAVSMFNGQLLFNRTMHVKLDEKSLPKGDFAPPERPPALPRGLSGIGLGLGPGGQPIDAAQLNRGGGGGGGGGGMGNMGPGGMDNFGGGMNNMDRFGPSGMTRMNDMDRGIGAAFDREFGGRNEMGMSRNNFGDSFDRGMGSSLGMDRMSSSMDRLGATMDRMAGLDRMGMDRMDRVSDLDRLGSGFDRMGSGLDRLGPNMDRLGSGLDRMSSSMDRLGPAGFDRLGPSSLDRMSSGMDFSSPMGMDRMNASLDRMGSNFDRMGSGGLDRFPAPGMDRMGSSLDRMSSGGVGGQFDRGADMDRGNFGSFGSAGLGGPGSGANARKGCQIFVRNLPFDFTWKMLKDAFNSCGIVQYADIKMENGKSKGCGVVRFDSPETAERACRTMNGYRLNGREIDVRIDRNA encoded by the exons ATGTCGACTGAAGCTGCACCAGAGAAGGCAGGCCCAGG AAACGCAGTTAACGGGAAGGCCGGCCACGAGTCCAGGAAGGAGCGGACAACAAAACGCGGAGGCGGCAGATTTGAGCCCTATGGAAACCCCTCCAAGAGATACCGTGTTTTTGTGAGCAACATTCCCTATGATGTCAAATGGCAGGCACTGAAAGACCTCATGAAAGACAAAG TGGGTGAGGTAACGTACGTGGAACACTTAATGGACGCGGAAGGCAAATCAAGG GGTTGTGC GGTGGTTGAGTTCCGAACCGAAGAACTAATGAAAAAGGCTGTGGAGAAGGTCAACAAACATGTAATGAACGGCCGTCCACTGAAAGTGAAAGAG GACCCAGATGGAGTGATTGCCCAGCGCGAAGCCCACAGGGCTCAAGGTGGTGGCGGCGGCGGTGGTGGAGGACCTCCTGGTGGCATGGGTGGTGGGATGGGTATGGGACCTGGGCCTGGTGGTCCCCCTATGGTGAACATCCCTCCAAGTCTCATGAACAATCCAAATATTCCCACTGAAATCCTCCACGGCCTCCAGGCTGGCAAGATTGGAAGCACTGTCTTTGTAGCAAAT CTTGATTATAAAGTGGGCTGGAAAAAGCTGAAAGAGGTGTTTGGCATGGCTGGGGTGGTTGTCCGTGCTGATATCCTTGAGGACAAGGATGGCAAGAGCAGGGGTATGGGGACGGTCACCTTTGAGATGCCCATTGAAGCAGTTCAAGCAGTCT CTATGTTCAATGGACAGCTCCTGTTCAATCGAACAATGCACGTTAAGCTG GATGAGAAGTCCTTGCCAAAGGGTGACTTTGCACCACCCGAGAGACCACCTGCATTACCTC GTGGTCTGAGTGGAATAGGTCTGGGACTAGGACCTGGTGGGCAGCCCATTGATGCTGCACAGCTTAacagaggtggtggtggtggtggtggtggaggtgggatgGGCAATATGGGGCCTGGAG GAATGGATAATTTTGGAGGTGGAATGAACAACATGGATCGGTTTGGGCCTTCAGGAATGACACGTATGAATG ATATGGATCGTGGAATTGGCGCTGCTTTTGACAGAGAATTTGGTGGTCGTAATGAGATGGGCATGTCCCGTAACAACTTTGGAGACTCCTTTGACAGAGGAATGG GTAGCAGTTTGGGTATGGATCGTATGAGCTCTAGTATGGACAGGCTTGGTGCCACCATGGATCGCATGGCTGGCCTGGACCGCATGGGGATGGACCGGATGGACAGAGTCTCTGATCTGGACAGGCTGGGTTCTGGCTTTGACCGTATGGGCTCGGGCTTGGACCGGCTGGGGCCCAATATGGACAGGCTAGGATCTGGCCTGGACCGTATGAGCTCCAGCATGGACCGCCTGGGTCCTGCTGGCTTTGACCGGCTGGGTCCCTCCAGCCTTGATCGCATGAGTTCAGGCATGGATTTCTCCTCCCCCATGGGGATGGACAGAATGAACGCCAGCCTTGACCGCATGGGCTCCAATTTTGACCGCATGGGCTCTGGTGGGCTTGACCGCTTCCCTGCCCCAGGCATGGACCGCATGGGCTCCAGTCTGGACCGCATGAGTTCTGGTGGTGTGGGAGGCCAGTTTGACAGAGGTGCAGATATGGATCGTGGTAACTTCGGCAGCTTCGGTTCGGCAGGACTAGGAGGGCCAGGATCCGGAGCAAATGCCAGAAAAGGCTGTCAGATCTTTGTCAGAAAC CTGCCCTTTGATTTTACTTGGAAGATGCTGAAGGATGCCTTCAATTCATGTG GTATTGTGCAGTATGCTGACATCAAGATGGAGAATGGCAAGTCCAAGGGCTGCGGTGTGGTTCGCTTCGACAGTCCTGAAACAGCAGAGCGGGCTTGCCGCACTATGAACGGATATCGGCTGAACGGCAGAGAGATCGACGTGAGGATCGACAGAAACGCATAA
- the march2 gene encoding E3 ubiquitin-protein ligase MARCHF2 isoform X2 has translation MTTGECCHLPGSLCDCTGNAALSKTVEESDNRRAQYVTQVTAKDGRLLSTVIKALGTQSDGPICRICHEGGNSEGLLSPCDCTGTLGTVHKSCLEKWLSSSNTSYCELCHTEFTIERRPRPLTEWLRDPGPRNEKRTLFCDMVCFLFITPLAAISGWLCLRGAQDHLHFNSRLEAVGLIALTIALFTIYVLWTLVSFRYHCQLYSEWRRTNQKVRLLIPDAKGAHSTQHSLLSTKLLKKSADETIV, from the exons ATGACCACAGGGGAGTGTTGCCACCTCCCAGGTTCGCTGTGCGACTGCACTGGCAACGCTGCCCTGTCCAAAACTGTGGAGGAGTCGGACAATCGCCGGGCGCAGTATGTCACCCAGGTCACGGCCAAAGATGGACGCCTGCTGTCGACAGTCATCAAAGCCCTGGGCACACAGAG TGATGGGCCAATTTGTCGGATCTGCCACGAGGGGGGCAACAGCGAAGGTCTCCTTTCGCCGTGTGATTGCACGGGGACTCTGGGCACAGTGCACAAGAGCTGCCTAGAGAAGTGGCTGTCCTCCTCAAACACTAGCTATTGCGAGCTGTGCCACACAGAGTTCACCATTGAGCGCAGGCCCAGGCCCCTCACAGAG TGGCTCAGGGATCCAGGGCCGAGGAATGAGAAGCGCACCCTCTTCTGTGACATGGTGTGTTTCCTTTTCATAACACCCCTGGCAGCCATCTCTGGGTGGCTGTGTCTGCGGGGGGCTCAGGACCACCTGCACTTTAACAGCCGCCTGGAGGCAGTGGGCCTCATCGCGCTCACCATCGCTCTCTTTACCATCTATGTCCTCTGGACTCTG GTGTCATTCCGCTACCACTGTCAGTTGTACTCAGAGTGGAGACGAACCAATCAGAAAGTGCGCCTGCTCATTCCAGACGCCAAGGGTGCCCACTCTACCCAGCATTCCTTGCTCTCCACCAAGCTGCTGAAAAAGTCAGCAGATGAGACCATAGTATGA